A stretch of Brassica napus cultivar Da-Ae chromosome C6, Da-Ae, whole genome shotgun sequence DNA encodes these proteins:
- the LOC106409763 gene encoding endonuclease V-like, which produces MELAELSPATEHRRKWTGKELQDWVKKKLITHDDFPWKLPSSTEHSQGSETLKYVGGVDISFSKDDSSVACACLVVLELPSLRVVHNELSLIRLQVPYVPGFLAFREAPVLLQILEKMRDDHHPFYPQVVMVDGNGILHPRGEPKHKRSCKM; this is translated from the exons ATGGAGTTAGCTGAGTTGTCTCCTGCGACTGAACATCGCCGGAAATGGACGGGGAAGGAGCTTCAG GATTGGGTGAAAAAGAAACTGATCACGCACGATGACTTCCCATGGAAGTTACCTTCATCAACGGAACATTCTCAAGGATCAGAGACGCTTAAGTACGTTGGAGGTGTGGACATAAGCTTCTCCAAGGACGATTCCTCAGTGGCGTGCGCTTGTCTCGTCGTCCTCGAGCTCCCTTCTCTGCGTGTAGTTCACAATGAGCTCTCTCTAATCCGACTCCAAGTTCCTTATGTTCCTGGGTTTCTCGCCTTTCGTGAG GCTCCGGTTCTGTTGCAGATTCTTGAGAAGATGAGGGATGATCATCATCCTTTCTATCCTCAG GTAGTGATGGTTGATGGGAATGGGATTCTTCATCCACGAGGTGAACCTAAACACAAACGTTCTTGCAAAATGTAG